GGTGGGAAGTTTGCTCGGCCGATTCGCGCTCGGCGATAGCATTGACCGCTTCGGTGCCCGGCGGTTGTGGCTCATCACCATTTTGGGAACGGTGGCCTCCTGCTTGCTCCATCTCGTCATCTTCGACTATCGTAGCCCGCTCATCTACATCGCCCGGGTTCTCTACATCCTCACGCTGGCGGGGGTATTCAGTGCTTCGATGACGCTCATGACGGGTCGGGTGACCAAGGAACGCCTGGCGGAAGTCATCGGGATCTTCGGTTCAGCCGGCTTTGCCGGAGTCGTGTTGGGAGCGCCTCTTGCCGATTTGCTCTTTCCGCACGGAATCCCCGATCGATGGTCGGCGGACTACCTCTTCCTGATGGCTGCTGGATTGTGTCTGGCCAGCTATCCGCTGGCATGGTTGGTTCCCGAACGAGCCACAAACCATCGCATGCACCGCCCCCAGACCAACGTGCGGATTGGTTCCCGACGACACTCTGCACAAAGATGGCGACCCTCCACGTTTCGCATCCTCTGCCACTACTGGCCGGGGCCGGTGGTGGCTGCCGGAATTGTGGCGGGAGCCGCCCTTTTTATTCCACCCACCTTTCTTCCGCGGTTTGTGGCGGAAATGGGCGTCCACGATGTCAGCGGCTTCTTTGTGCTCTATGCGATAACAGCGATCACGGTGCGGTCCCTCATTTTGCGTCCCCTGCAGCGCTGGGGCCTGGAACGCGTGATCGCTGCGGGATTGGTGATCCTCGCCATCAGCCAACTCCTCTTTTTAACTGTTCGCCAGCCCTGGGAACTGGTGATCCCCGGCCTGGTGTTCGGGCTGGCTCATGCGGTGCTCTTCCCCGCCATTGTCGGTTTGGGTAGCGCTGCCTATCCGAAACGGCACCGCGGCCTGGCCACCACACTCATGATGGCCACCTTCGACGCGGGACTCCTGGTGGGAGGGCCCATGGCGGGAGCAGTGCTCAGGTTCGCCGGAGATTTCGGCCTGCCACGATACTCTGCCATGTTCGTGACGGTCTGTCTCAGCGTCCTCATCTTTGATGCAGTTTTCGTTTGGTTGCAACGGGCCAAAGTGTTTCGCAACCACCCGACGTCAGACCATTCCTCCACGCAGCAGACTGCGGTCAGGCTCACGGCTCTCAGCGGAGTTGCCTCAGCGACTTCAGCCCACAACCCCCCAAGCCAGGAAAGGGACTCAACCACACCCGGTGTTCTCACAGTGGGCCTAGAGAACGGATCCGCTCTGACCCCAGAGGTGCTTTCAGGGGCTGCCGATGCTCCGGCGTCTGCCGCCGTGGGTGGGATCAATCCGGACGAAGCGGCCGCCACCATCGGACACCTCCCCAGTTAACGAGCTCTGCCCCTCGCGCAAACAGCGTCCGGTCGCTTCGCATTCGCGATTTTGTGACGATGTTTTTGCCGGCCATCAAATGATTAGGTGGCTATTGCCGGCCATCTGGCTACTTCCAAAAGGAAACTCATCGGCGAGCGGTCCAGCGTTCACTCTTTGCTCCAGGCTTCGTAAAGCGTTGGGAGCTTCACATCTTCGGGACTACCCGCAAACATGACGACGCGGTAACGCAGCCGCACCGATTCACCTTTCGGCAGGTGCCACGGTTGGTTCTGGAACTGGAACGGCGTGGGCGACATGAAGCCGTAATCACGGGTAAACCACGGCGTCGGGGCCCAGGGGTTCGACGGATGATCAAAGAGGGCAACCCCTTCGACGGGTCCGTGCCCGCGGCGGGC
This is a stretch of genomic DNA from Thermogutta terrifontis. It encodes these proteins:
- a CDS encoding MFS transporter, with amino-acid sequence MYDFTFWLAYLSNALVSAANTLLCRYADFVDFLGGTEYHLGWIVGIGMVGSLLGRFALGDSIDRFGARRLWLITILGTVASCLLHLVIFDYRSPLIYIARVLYILTLAGVFSASMTLMTGRVTKERLAEVIGIFGSAGFAGVVLGAPLADLLFPHGIPDRWSADYLFLMAAGLCLASYPLAWLVPERATNHRMHRPQTNVRIGSRRHSAQRWRPSTFRILCHYWPGPVVAAGIVAGAALFIPPTFLPRFVAEMGVHDVSGFFVLYAITAITVRSLILRPLQRWGLERVIAAGLVILAISQLLFLTVRQPWELVIPGLVFGLAHAVLFPAIVGLGSAAYPKRHRGLATTLMMATFDAGLLVGGPMAGAVLRFAGDFGLPRYSAMFVTVCLSVLIFDAVFVWLQRAKVFRNHPTSDHSSTQQTAVRLTALSGVASATSAHNPPSQERDSTTPGVLTVGLENGSALTPEVLSGAADAPASAAVGGINPDEAAATIGHLPS